Within the Desulfovibrio oxyclinae DSM 11498 genome, the region TGCCACGCCGAGCAGGTAGCCGAAAGGAATCTCGGGTCGGGCGATGCGCCGGAAGATGAGGTACAGGCCACCGATCAGCACCGCGCCGGTTTGCGCCGCACCAAGTCCCCCCAACTGGTCGCCCAGCATCATGGACTTGAGGGGGATGTCCGAAACGGCTTCGAGGCCGAAGAATTTGAGTTCATGCAGGGGCGCGCGCAGGGGGGTGTCCAGCATGGTCGTGTAAGCGTCCATATACCCGCCCCAGGAGATGCGGCAGGAGGCCCAGCCCACCAGCGCGGCTCCCAGTGGGTTGCCGCCGTTGCCGCCGAAGATCATCTTGCCGATGGTGATGGTCACCACCGCCCCCATTGCTACCAGCCACCACGGGGCAGAGGCCGGGAGCAGGAAGGCGAAGAACAGTCCCGAGAGGGCGGCCGTGTAGTCATCCACCTGGCTTTCCCGTTTGACGACCCGCCAGCAGATCGCCTCCGTGATGACGGACACCGCACAGGCCAGCGCCATGACGCGCACTGCGGGCATGCCGAAATGCCATGTCGCCATGACCGCCGCAGGCAGCAGGGCGACAAAGGTTTCAAGGGTCATGCCTTTGAATGTTCTTCCGTTGTGCACATGCGGCGGTTCGGCCACAGTGAGCAGAGTGTCCGGCTGGTTGATCATCATGCCGGGGCCTCCAGTATTTCGCATTGTCCCTTCTGAAGGTTGATCTCGTGTTTGGCGTGGCGGATGTACTGAAGCAGCGGGCGTCTGACAGGGCAGAAGTAGCCGCAGATGCCGCACTCGATGCAGGAGAACACTCCGTACGCTTCGCAACGCTCGTAGAGTTTGAACTCGGAAGCACGGCTCACGAGGTCCGGTCGGATGCGTGAGGGGCACCGTCTTGAGCACTCGCCGCAGCCGACGCATGAAGCGTCGCGCGTCGGCGGAAAAAGACCTTCCGGAATGACATGCACCGCACTGGTATTCTTGTCGGTTCCCTGTTCCAGCCGTGATACGGCCGTGCCGGTGAGCAGGCCGCCGAACACGACTCTGTCGCCTTCGGACGCCTTCGTCTGCCCCTCGGCAAGCAGGTGTTCCGCCGGAGTGCCTACGGGAACCATCACGGTACGGTTGCCCATTTGACAGACGGTGTGCGTGAACGGACGTCCGGATTCTGCCATGCGGCCCACGATATACAGGTCTTCGAGCGAAACAATGCACGCTGAGCTTGGGCGTCCTCCCGGAACGGTTTCTTCTCCCGTCACGGAAAGCAGCACCATGGGCGCCATACCGTATGGATGTCTTGCCGGGACAAAGTGCACGGTGCTGTCGGCAAAGGCGAGTACGCGGGTTCCCTTGGCCGCCGCGAGGACCGTCTTGGCGGGGCGGACCACTTTCTTGATGATGTCCAGGCCGTTTTCCAGCGCTTTGCGCTGGTCGTTCATGAGCGGAAAAACCGTATCATGCCCCGGTTCCCGGGGGACGTTGTTGATTATGAGCAGCCGTGACGGATAGATATGGGCCGTATTCATGCCCATCGTCGCCAGCCAGTCGCGCAAGGCGGAGTCATCGTCAGGGGGGTGAATCCGCTCGGAAACTTCTTTGCCTCCGGTCTCCAGCGTAATTGACTCGTCGTGCACTGATATGATTTTCCCCGCATATGCGGAATGCATGTCCCCAACACCCGAACGCGTGGAACGGGCGATGCGCTGGTCGGCGGCCACCTCATCACCCTGATTCACGAGCGGTTCATGGCACTCCAACACTATGCGAAGCTGGTGCGGTACTCCGATGGTGCCGAGCGGGCCGGCCTCAAGTGTGCCGAGACGAAAATCGTGTCTGTACATATCCCCTGTCCGTCACTGGTTGATATGGCACTGGTAGCAGGCGTCCTCGCCGTACGGGCCTGCTCCGAAGCGTTCATGGCAACCCATGCATCGTTCATGAAAGGCCGCGACGCGGGCCGGAATCGAGTTGGAAACCGGGTCCCTGTGGCAGTCCGAGCATGGAGTGAAGGTGATCATCTCCGGAGAAACGACCTTTCGTGTATGGCAGTAACCGCATTTGCGGTAGCCGTTTCTCAGCTTGTCCTCATGGCACTGGGCGCAACGCTCGTGCGCAGCGTTCATGAGCGAAGGCTTTTCCGAACCCTCTGGCCCGTGGCAGTTGGCGCAACGTTGCGGTTCGTCTTCTATTTCCGGGCCGTGATGGCAGTCGGTACAGTCGTAAGCGTAGTCATCTATGTGACCCTGATGGTCGAAGGGGGAGATGTCCGCCCGGGCATGGTGGCAGCTGGCGCACTGGCGGCGCGGCATCTGCATTTCGCTGTGCTGTTCAAGGTATTCGGGGCTGAATTTGGAAGGGTGGCAGTCCGTGCAGCGCGGGGGATTCGGATCGCTGCCGCTGGTGTGGTGGCAGTCGCCGCAAGCGATATCGTAATCGTCCAGATGCTTCTGATGGGCGAAAAGGACATTGCCGCCCTTCGTCTCAAGAAGGATCTTCACGGGCGGCGATTCGGTCTCCGCCGGAGTGACGTAGCCGACCACCGAGACCGCGAGCAGGATCAGGGCGATAACGGTTATCGGTATATAGCGTTTCCGCAAGTATGTACCCCCGAGTAGAAATTCTTAATACTACTGTGTAGCGAAAATCATGGAGTTCCGTCCACCTCTTTCCCGGATTCATTCGCTTCTTCGCATTATTTCCTGCTTAGAGGAGTCTTTCGGTTACACGAAGAATCTCTGCCATGGGGCACGAAAACCGTCGTAGCGAATGCCTTAATCGGGTGCTTGGTGACATCGCTTTGTCAAAAAAAGGGGGCAGCCCTTGTGTTGCAACTCGGGTTGCGAAAGGGTGTGAGGGGGGATGTCTCAGCGACGGGAAGAGAAGGCGCCGGTAACGGCCCATGCAGCACAGGATCCCGCGCCCAGCCACCAGAGCGCCTCGGCCAGCTTCACGGATTGGAGCAGGTAGAGCAGTTTTACGAACCATGTCAGGGACAGCTGTGTGGCCAGTGCAATCAGGTCCACTTCGGCGAACCGGGCGAAGTCCATCAGCGTAATCCACTCCCAGCCGTCGCTGCCGAGGCTCATGACTGCCTGCAGCCCAAGAACCAGAAGGCAGGCCGTCCAACTCAATATGCAAAGGAATCGAAACATCACGTGAATACTGAACCTTTTTGCCATCATGTGCAATTTGTCTTTTCCATAATTGCCCAGCCCGGCTTGAATTGCTAGTGTGAACGCAAAGAGTGAGGGGTAGGTATGCAGTTGGCCGTCGGAGACAGGGCCCTGTTCGAATTTCCGCCCTTGGGCGACAGGTTCGTGGGTGTGGTAACCGAAAGCGACCCGGAAAGCGGGATCGTGGCCTATGTTTCGACGCCTGTCTATGCTGCCGGAAGAATTCTCGCCAATGCCCCCGTCATTGTCCTTTTTGCACGTGAGGGACGCCTGTTGGGCTTTCGGGCCCGTGTAGAAGAGTCGCACTACGGTTCCGGAACAACGGTGCGCCTTCTACCCAAAGGATATCCTGAAGACATGGACGTCCGCAGTGAACCGAGGGCCATGTGCTCTTTCCCGGCCACGCTGACGAACGGAAAGGACGCGCACGCCGGGTTTCTCGTGGATATGAGCACCTCGGCGGCACGTATGCGCCTGAATCCTGATGAAGAGATTCCCGAAGTGGGCGCTCATGCCGTGCTTCGCTTCCGGGTCTTCGGTGCCGGGGACGAGTACGAAGTGTCGTGCAGTGTCTACCGGCGCTTTGTAAAGGAGGACGTGCCCCATGCCGTCCTGACGTTCGACGACCCGGCAGAGGACTTCCGCCGGGCCGTCGCCGAGTATATCGAGTATCAGCGCCAGGCAGGCGCCCTCAATCCTATTTGAACTGCTTTGCGTGGGCTGCGGCAGAGACACCCGCCACACAGCCTTCACCAACGGCCTTGGCCATCTGCAGCGGGGGACCGGTGATGTCCCCGGCAGCGAAGATGCCCTTGACGTTCGTGCGCTGCTTGCGGTCCACGTCCACGTAACGCATGGATTCGTCCATGGTCAGGCCGAGGCTTGCCGCCAGTTCGAGTACGCCCTTGGCGCCAAGCTCGATGAACACCCCGGCGCAATCGAGCTTTTCGCCATCGTCGAGGGTCACGCCCGTAACGGCATGTTCGCCTTCGATCTTTTCGATGGAACGGCCCTCGTGCATGATGACGCCGGCATCCACGAGCCGCAGCCGCAGTTTGTCGCTCACGTCAAGCTCGTTGCAGATCAGATGGGTCTCCGATGCGTGATGGCTGAGGGTCACGGCCCCGCCGGCCGCGGCGCTGCGGCAGCCGGCCACCACTACGACTTCGTTCTTGAAAAAGCCTGCGTCGCAGTCCGCGCAGTAGCTCACGCCCTTTCCGAGCAGTTCCTTTTCGCCCGGAACCCCAAGCTTGTTGCGCGTGGTGCCGGTGGCGATGATCAGCGATTTGGCCTCGATGATCTCGCCGCTTTCGGTTTCCATGACGATCAGGTCGCCGTTCTTTTCGACTTTCAGGACGTCTTCGTCGAAGAACTCAGCGCCGAAGGCCTGAGCCTGTTCGCGTCCGGTGCGCAGAATTTCCTCGCCCGAGACCTTGAACATGCAGCAGTAGTTTTCCACGTGTGCCCAGAAAAGGCTGCTGTCGGCGATGCGGCCCAGCAGCAGGGTGGATGCTTTCTTGCGGGATGCGTGGATTGCGGCCTGGATCCCTCCGGGACCGGAACCGAGAATGACCACGTCGTATTGTCTGGCGAGTTCGCTCATGTGCTACTCCTTTTGTGTTGTCGGGAACGCTCAGCAGTCTACCACTTCGCCCATTTTTGGCAACAGGTGACAGGTCAGCCCTTTGTGACGAAAGGAACGGAAAGCATACCCGGAAGACGGGAGTAGCGGACGTTGCGCAGAATGTTCAGTCCGATGGTCATGCCGTCGTGGCCATCGTCGGGCTGGGCCTTGTAGGTGGCGAAGAGATAGTCCCACCACGGCACGCAGAAACCGTAGTTGCGGTTTGCTTCGCGCATGTCCGTGGAGTGGTGCACACGGTGCATGTCGGGCGTCACCAGAAGCGTGCGCAAGACAGCGTCCAGCCGCAGCGGCAGCCTGAGGTTGGCGTGATTGAAGAGCGAACAGGCGTTGAGAATGACCTCAAAGGCCACCACAGCGGCGAAAGGGGCTCCGAGCATCGCCACCAGCGCGCATTTCAGAAGCATTGAAGCGGCAATCTCGATGGGATGGAACCGCACGCCGGTGCTCGTATCAATGTCGAGGTCCGCGTGGTGCATTCGGTGTATGCGCCAGAGCGGCCGGATGCGGTGAAAGGCCACGTGCTGCCAGTAGATGGCGAGATCCAGCACAATCAACGAAACTGCGAAGGATATCCAGTATGGTGGCTGAAGCTGATTCAGCAGCCCCCAGCCGCGATCGGCGGCAACGATGGCGGTGGTGGCCGGAAGGACCGGGAACAGCAGGCGCACCAGCCCGGCGGACAGGACCGATATGCCGATGTTGTTGGCGAAGGTGGCAAATTTCGGCTTGCGGGGCGCGCGCCGGGGCCAGATGGTTTCCGCCGCCAGCATAACGAGCAGGACGGCGAGGAATGATCCGGACCGGAGCAGTGCCTCGGTGCCCATGTGGCCCCCTAGACGTCCTTTGCGGAGTTGGAGATGCCGCGGGGATCCCCGAGCTGGCCGATGACCGGCGTCCACGGCTTGCCGTAAACCCTTTGGAAAAGCTTGGCCGCTTCCGGGAAGTCGTTGCACATCTTGAGGGCGATGGCGACATTCTTGCCCGCGTCCTCCTTGTGCCCCATGAAGTAATAGGCCTTGGCCATGTTGAAGTAGATGTTTTCGTCGTTCGGCGTCAGCTCCAGTGCCTGCTTGTAGGCATGCAGGGCACCGGGATAATCGCCCTGCCGGCGCAGGCGTACGCCGAGGCTGTTATACGGGTTCGGGGTTTCCGAGTCGTATTTGAGAATCTCGATGAAGATGGCCTTTGTCTCTTCCAGCTTGTCGAACTGGGCGTAAACGTCGGCGGCCTTTTGCAGATAGTGCTTGGTGGCCTCGTCGTCGCCCTTGCCCTTGTAGGCATCGGCCAGCCCCTTGTAGGCCTCGCCGAAGAGGTCGTTGATCTTGACCGCCTTCTTGAAGGAGACGATGGCCTTGCCGTACTTGTGCTGCACAAGGAAGTTGCAGCCCATGTCGTAGTACCGCTGGGCCTCGTCCTGATAGGATATGAGCTCCTCGAAGGCTTCGATGGCTTCGTCGAATTCGCCCCGGCTGACCATCTCCTTGGCTTCCTGCAGCTCCAGTTCCTCGATTTCCGGGTAGTCGTCGAGCTGTCTGGCAAGCACGAGATAGCGTTCCATGGTGGCGATGGAGTAGGGGCGCAAGACGTACCCTGTGCAGCCCGCGGCAATGGCGTCGAGCACGTGGTCCTTGCGGTTTTCCAGCGTTACCATGATCACCGGGGGCGGGTTGTGCGTATTCTTACGGACGATCTGACAGAACTTCACGCCCTGCATGTCGGTCAGGGTGGAGTCGCACAGGATGAGGTCCACGCCGTTCTGGGCGATGTAGTCCACGGCCTCTGTGCCAGAGGAAAACGTCTTGACGTATTCGGGAGCGAAATTCTTGATGGTTTCCGTGTCGCGCCGTGCGTGTACCTCCACGTCCGTCACCACGACGACGTGCCGGAAAGCCTTGTATGCCTTGCTGCCGAGTTTGTTCATTCGTGCGCCTTTGGAATTGGTTGAGGCTAACCAAATACCAG harbors:
- a CDS encoding PilZ domain-containing protein gives rise to the protein MQLAVGDRALFEFPPLGDRFVGVVTESDPESGIVAYVSTPVYAAGRILANAPVIVLFAREGRLLGFRARVEESHYGSGTTVRLLPKGYPEDMDVRSEPRAMCSFPATLTNGKDAHAGFLVDMSTSAARMRLNPDEEIPEVGAHAVLRFRVFGAGDEYEVSCSVYRRFVKEDVPHAVLTFDDPAEDFRRAVAEYIEYQRQAGALNPI
- a CDS encoding NAD(P)/FAD-dependent oxidoreductase, which translates into the protein MSELARQYDVVILGSGPGGIQAAIHASRKKASTLLLGRIADSSLFWAHVENYCCMFKVSGEEILRTGREQAQAFGAEFFDEDVLKVEKNGDLIVMETESGEIIEAKSLIIATGTTRNKLGVPGEKELLGKGVSYCADCDAGFFKNEVVVVAGCRSAAAGGAVTLSHHASETHLICNELDVSDKLRLRLVDAGVIMHEGRSIEKIEGEHAVTGVTLDDGEKLDCAGVFIELGAKGVLELAASLGLTMDESMRYVDVDRKQRTNVKGIFAAGDITGPPLQMAKAVGEGCVAGVSAAAHAKQFK
- a CDS encoding sterol desaturase family protein translates to MGTEALLRSGSFLAVLLVMLAAETIWPRRAPRKPKFATFANNIGISVLSAGLVRLLFPVLPATTAIVAADRGWGLLNQLQPPYWISFAVSLIVLDLAIYWQHVAFHRIRPLWRIHRMHHADLDIDTSTGVRFHPIEIAASMLLKCALVAMLGAPFAAVVAFEVILNACSLFNHANLRLPLRLDAVLRTLLVTPDMHRVHHSTDMREANRNYGFCVPWWDYLFATYKAQPDDGHDGMTIGLNILRNVRYSRLPGMLSVPFVTKG
- a CDS encoding response regulator; its protein translation is MNKLGSKAYKAFRHVVVVTDVEVHARRDTETIKNFAPEYVKTFSSGTEAVDYIAQNGVDLILCDSTLTDMQGVKFCQIVRKNTHNPPPVIMVTLENRKDHVLDAIAAGCTGYVLRPYSIATMERYLVLARQLDDYPEIEELELQEAKEMVSRGEFDEAIEAFEELISYQDEAQRYYDMGCNFLVQHKYGKAIVSFKKAVKINDLFGEAYKGLADAYKGKGDDEATKHYLQKAADVYAQFDKLEETKAIFIEILKYDSETPNPYNSLGVRLRRQGDYPGALHAYKQALELTPNDENIYFNMAKAYYFMGHKEDAGKNVAIALKMCNDFPEAAKLFQRVYGKPWTPVIGQLGDPRGISNSAKDV
- a CDS encoding cytochrome c3 family protein, which encodes MRKRYIPITVIALILLAVSVVGYVTPAETESPPVKILLETKGGNVLFAHQKHLDDYDIACGDCHHTSGSDPNPPRCTDCHPSKFSPEYLEQHSEMQMPRRQCASCHHARADISPFDHQGHIDDYAYDCTDCHHGPEIEDEPQRCANCHGPEGSEKPSLMNAAHERCAQCHEDKLRNGYRKCGYCHTRKVVSPEMITFTPCSDCHRDPVSNSIPARVAAFHERCMGCHERFGAGPYGEDACYQCHINQ
- a CDS encoding RnfABCDGE type electron transport complex subunit D, with amino-acid sequence MMINQPDTLLTVAEPPHVHNGRTFKGMTLETFVALLPAAVMATWHFGMPAVRVMALACAVSVITEAICWRVVKRESQVDDYTAALSGLFFAFLLPASAPWWLVAMGAVVTITIGKMIFGGNGGNPLGAALVGWASCRISWGGYMDAYTTMLDTPLRAPLHELKFFGLEAVSDIPLKSMMLGDQLGGLGAAQTGAVLIGGLYLIFRRIARPEIPFGYLLGVAGAALIFQWAYPGEQASPLFHILGGGTMFGAFFLATDPAPSPVTPVPMLLFGLLGGILTMLIRVYGVYPDAVPFALILAQLATPLLDRIAPKPFGARRPAA
- a CDS encoding 4Fe-4S dicluster domain-containing protein, producing MYRHDFRLGTLEAGPLGTIGVPHQLRIVLECHEPLVNQGDEVAADQRIARSTRSGVGDMHSAYAGKIISVHDESITLETGGKEVSERIHPPDDDSALRDWLATMGMNTAHIYPSRLLIINNVPREPGHDTVFPLMNDQRKALENGLDIIKKVVRPAKTVLAAAKGTRVLAFADSTVHFVPARHPYGMAPMVLLSVTGEETVPGGRPSSACIVSLEDLYIVGRMAESGRPFTHTVCQMGNRTVMVPVGTPAEHLLAEGQTKASEGDRVVFGGLLTGTAVSRLEQGTDKNTSAVHVIPEGLFPPTRDASCVGCGECSRRCPSRIRPDLVSRASEFKLYERCEAYGVFSCIECGICGYFCPVRRPLLQYIRHAKHEINLQKGQCEILEAPA